The nucleotide window CCCCAGCTTGAGGCTCAACAATCATCTTCTCGAAAAATCACCTGCAACAGTTCCCTATCGCCGTTGAATGCTATTGGATCGTCGAGTGATCACGGCCCACAGCCATCAATAGATTTGTCCGTAAGCTTGCTCTTCACAAAGCCCTGCCGCTAACCTTCACCTGACAACAAAACGACGCATCAATCGACGTGGTTACGCCCCAACTCCACTTGTCTCTCCATAGGGGCATCTGCACCCTGCCATTCGATCTCCCTTGCCAAAAATGGAGCGCGTCGCCGCAAATAGTCCAATTTGATATCGCCATCGAAAAATGCTGTTGCATACTCTTCACGGACCTTCAGGCAATCATGATCGTTCAGGTTCAGGCGTTTGATGGTAGCCAGCACCCGCGCCTCAATCACAGGATCAAGACCCTCGCCGGGTATAACCTGGTAGCTGACCAGTTCGAGACGAAACCACCCATCCTCGACCTCGAAAGGGTCTAGGACATCCTGGTAGTTGTTCTTGCGGGCATTCATTAGCGTGCAGGCCAAGCGATAGTTCTGCCATTCGTACACGTCCTGCCACGCGCGGGATTTAGCTAGCATATGGTCCACTGAACCGCCACCTGTGACTCGCTCGATATAGATACAAACATAGGCGCAGAGACGGCCGTAGGCCTCCATCAAGTCCGGTAGAGCATGAGTCCACACAGGTGGAAACTTGTCAGCCGGAATATCTTCGCGTGTTAGCGCCACTACCGTCCTGGGCCGCCCTCTACGCGCGGGCAAGCCCTCCTCACCTACCAGTTCGGCAATGGCTCGATGACCAGGTTTTCTGACTATCTCATCAAAGCTCTCAGGCTCATCCGCCGGCTCGACTCGAATCATGCGTTGCCCAACCTCTGCTCGCGGAAGTTGCTCCAGCGGACCCAGAAAGAATCGACATCACTCAAGCTATTTCGAAGCGCCGAGTCAATATCACTAAGGGTGCTTCTCTGCTCAGCTGTCAAAGGCACCTTCTGTAGACTGACTTCCCGCAAGAATGTCCGGGCACGCCCGAGCGCCTCTTCGGCAGCCACAGAGCTTGGCTCCTTCAGGTTGAAAACATCGGAAGATAGCCAGGCATTCACATCCCCTTTACGCGAATACGGATAGAGTGATGCTTGCACTTCGGTCCCGACAAGATCGAAATCCCAAATGCAGTCGCGCGAACCATCGAAATCAGGTTCGACCGAAGCTAGCACCAATGGCGAGTGAGTCGCCGCCAATAGCTGTACAGGTACCTCACGACTGCCGGTCAGCGCATTCATGACATTTAGCAACGCAGGGACGATACGGCGTTGCCATTCCGGATGCAGGTGGCACTCAATTTCATCAATGAGAAAGATGATCTCTCTAGCCGGTTGTACACGGTAACGCTCGTAAGCCAGTTGATGCTCTCGCCAGGTCCATACCAGCAGGTAGGCTAATGCCGCGATACGACGCATTCCAGCCGAGGCCTGTGTCAACGGTACATCCTGTCCATAAGGCATGCGCAGTGAGGGAATGTCACGCACACTATCGCCCACGCGCATCGGCTCCCCTGGCTTCATTTTTTCTACACCAGACGGTGACAGTGCTTCCAGAACTTTGACCAAATCATCGAAAGCGGGTTTGCTACCTTCCTGCCACAGAACCCAATCACTGATCAGCCCGTTACAGAGCTGGGTTTTACCGTCGCTGGAAAGCAAGCCATTCCAAACCGCATCAGGTGAAAAGTCGAAACTACGTGGACGGTTCGGTGCGGCGGGCTCTCCCCTATCGCCCTTCCAGTAGTTACGCGCCGGGTCCCAGACTGAGAAGCTGCCATCAACGCCGGCATAGATCACCACTCCTGGTATCGCCGGA belongs to Pseudomonas putida NBRC 14164 and includes:
- a CDS encoding AAA family ATPase, which translates into the protein MLKNLTFEGVGPAERLAIDFKPRLNFLTGDNGLGKSFVLDIAWWSLTRTWPRDGLATPRKGASQSSIAYCYEGSTGEFAYKSSFDHESQQWSVKQSRPAIPGVVIYAGVDGSFSVWDPARNYWKGDRGEPAAPNRPRSFDFSPDAVWNGLLSSDGKTQLCNGLISDWVLWQEGSKPAFDDLVKVLEALSPSGVEKMKPGEPMRVGDSVRDIPSLRMPYGQDVPLTQASAGMRRIAALAYLLVWTWREHQLAYERYRVQPAREIIFLIDEIECHLHPEWQRRIVPALLNVMNALTGSREVPVQLLAATHSPLVLASVEPDFDGSRDCIWDFDLVGTEVQASLYPYSRKGDVNAWLSSDVFNLKEPSSVAAEEALGRARTFLREVSLQKVPLTAEQRSTLSDIDSALRNSLSDVDSFWVRWSNFREQRLGNA